The Plasmodium falciparum 3D7 genome assembly, chromosome: 5 DNA window tattatttttttttttttatataggagatttctttaaatatgaatatggaACTTTTAAACGAATTCGAAAATGAAGAGAATACATATTTGAACGATTTGAATAAAGAAGAGCTGttattaaaacaaaacaaattaaTGAAATTACAAGATGAACAATTAAATTTCCTTGAAGGTACAACccataatttaaaaaatattagttataatataaatagtgaAATACAAGTACATAATGAATTATTAGATGATATTGACAGAGATATGGACGAAACCAACAATTTATTAGATAGaaatagaaatatttttgaaaGGGTTACTAGTAATACaagtaattattttttatattttttaattgttatTTTAACAGCAAGtcttatattctttataatgATACTCTaatgtgaatatatatatatatatatatatatgtgctaatatttttttgacgTTGAattgttaataatattattatattttttaactacacattattttcatttgtttctaattatttattattattattattattattattattattatatattatttttttatttttttttgtttaaatatatatatatatatatatatatatgtatgttaaatttttt harbors:
- a CDS encoding SNARE protein, putative, whose protein sequence is MDLWDKDYQKALQTGKDIKKLLKQSEKEKKKAKNRAILRGKITEFNQSVKFLVHQLSNDYIKNDKHFIKNETKYMNKVSALEKVKKEIGTLYEDYASTNEGEISLNMNMELLNEFENEENTYLNDLNKEELLLKQNKLMKLQDEQLNFLEGTTHNLKNISYNINSEIQVHNELLDDIDRDMDETNNLLDRNRNIFERVTSNTSNYFLYFLIVILTASLIFFIMIL